A genomic window from Salvia miltiorrhiza cultivar Shanhuang (shh) chromosome 5, IMPLAD_Smil_shh, whole genome shotgun sequence includes:
- the LOC130985285 gene encoding GDSL esterase/lipase At5g45670-like, producing the protein MMKTNELKKWMVVSLVAAAVILRNAAVAAEPQVPCLFIFGDSLIDPGNNNDLSTIARVNFRPYGIDFPLGPTGRFSNGKTVADVVAKLLGFKDYIPSYSKARGKQILRGVNYASAAAGIRPETGRHWGDRVSFDKQLRNFNHTFAQLAAILGGRRAATDYLGKCIFISALGNNEFLNNYFLTPLYNTSRVYTLQQYIPIVLKQYTQQLKVLYTFGARKIALIGTAPLGCIPISVVTNSLDGFSCVESNNRASRMFNKQLRARIDVFNTMFAAAQFIYLDGYNPINEVYNNAQAYGFKVRTRACCGSSIICLPNDVVCPNRSEYVFWDFAHPTEAASLLLGRRAYQSQKPSDAYPFDLRRLAQL; encoded by the exons ATGATGAAAACTAATGAGCTGAAGAAATGGATGGTGGTGAGCTTGGTAGCGGCGGCGGTAATCCTACGCAACGCAGCAGTTGCGGCGGAGCCACAAGTGCCATGTCTCTTCATATTTGGCGACTCATTGATAGACCCTGGTAACAACAACGACTTGTCGACCATCGCCAGGGTTAATTTCCGGCCCTACGGCATCGATTTTCCGTTGGGGCCGACGGGGCGATTTTCCAACGGAAAAACGGTGGCGGATGTCGTCG CTAAACTTCTAGGGTTTAAGGATTACATTCCCTCGTATTCGAAAGCTCGTGGCAAGCAAATACTAAGAGGAGTCAACTATGCATCTGCTGCTGCCGGAATCAGACCAGAAACCGGCCGCCATTGG GGAGATCGGGTTTCTTTCGACAAGCAACTGAGAAACTTCAACCACACCTTCGCACAACTCGCGGCCATACTCGGCGGCCGACGCGCCGCCACAGATTACTTGGGCAAGTGCATATTTATATCCGCATTAGGCAACAACGAGTTCCTCAACAACTACTTCTTGACTCCACTTTACAACACCAGTAGAGTCTACACACTCCAACAATACATCCCTATTGTCCTCAAACAATATACCCAGCAACTCAAG GTTCTGTACACCTTCGGCGCTCGGAAAATCGCTCTAATCGGAACAGCGCCGTTGGGCTGCATCCCGATCAGTGTAGTGACCAATAGCCTCGATGGCTTTTCATGTGTGGAAAGCAACAACCGAGCAAGCCGAATGTTCAACAAACAGCTCAGAGCAAGGATTGATGTTTTCAACACCATGTTTGCTGCTGCACAATTTATCTACCTCGACGGTTACAATCCTATCAACGAAGTGTACAACAACGCCCAAGCTTAtg GTTTTAAAGTGAGGACCAGGGCGTGCTGTGGGTCTTCGATAATATGTCTCCCTAACGACGTCGTATGCCCAAACAGAAGTGAATACGTGTTTTGGGATTTCGCACATCCCACAGAAGCTGCTTCCTTGCTGTTGGGAAGAAGAGCATACCAATCTCAGAAGCCATCAGATGCTTATCCCTTTGATCTTCGCCGCTTGGCCCAACTTTGA
- the LOC130985293 gene encoding GDSL esterase/lipase At1g33811-like — protein sequence MPHSKITTICFFLLLNLATFRFSGVASQPQVPCFFIFGDSLVDAGNNNYLSTATKVDYLPYGIDFPAGPTGRYTNGRNVVYIITQMLGLDDFIPPSANATDQDILRGLNYGSGGAAILDNSGSGLDGVINMNQQLSNHEAAISKLTALLGSKKEAKKHLNSCLYYVGMGNNDYLRDYLPKYYASAANYTPNQFAALAIKQFSKQLKRLYYNGARKVVVVAVGKVGCVPQQVFTYPVSEPTGCVETSNEVARIFNEKLRLLVAGLNRLPAAKFIYTTDIDETHGNITVMVEPCCPVSAERQGQCVVGGIPCSNRDDYYFWDYFHPTEAANLLSANIVYDAISPLLTKGVDVS from the exons ATGCCCCATTCTAAAATTACCACCATCTGCTTCTTTCTGCTACTAAATCTTGCAACTTTCCGATTTAGTGGCGTTGCGAGCCAACCACAAGTTCCATGCTTCTTCATCTTCGGGGACTCATTGGTCGACGCCGGCAACAACAACTATCTCTCCACGGCCACGAAAGTCGATTACCTTCCTTACGGCATTGATTTCCCGGCCGGCCCCACCGGCCGCTACACCAACGGCCGAAATGTCGTATATATCATAA CTCAAATGTTGGGGCTCGACGATTTCATCCCACCTTCCGCCAATGCTACAGATCAGGACATCCTCCGCGGCCTCAACTACGGCTCCGGCGGAGCTGCCATTCTTGATAATTCTGGATCTGGCCTT GATGGTGTGATCAATATGAACCAGCAACTGTCGAACCACGAGGCTGCGATATCGAAATTAACCGCATTGTTAGGAAGCAAGAAAGAAGCCAAGAAACATCTAAATTCGTGTCTATACTACGTGGGAATGGGCAACAACGACTACCTCCGCGACTATCTTCCCAAATACTACGCCTCCGCCGCAAACTACACTCCCAATCAGTTCGCCGCTCTCGCCATCAAACAATTCTCAAAGCAGCTCAAA AGGCTATACTACAACGGAGCGAGGAAAGTAGTCGTAGTGGCGGTGGGCAAAGTAGGGTGCGTCCCGCAGCAGGTGTTCACGTACCCCGTCTCCGAGCCCACGGGCTGCGTGGAGACCAGCAACGAGGTCGCTCGGATCTTCAACGAAAAGCTTCGGCTTCTCGTCGCCGGCCTCAACCGCCTCCCCGCCGCCAAATTTATCTACACCACCGACATCGACGAAACACATG GTAATATAACGGTTATGGTGGAGCCGTGTTGCCCGGTGTCGGCGGAGAGACAGGGGCAGTGCGTGGTGGGAGGCATTCCTTGCAGCAACAGAGATGATTATTATTTCTGGGATTACTTTCATCCAACGGAGGCTGCCAATTTGTTGTCGGCGAATATAGTCTACGATGCTATCTCGCCCTTGCTTACAAAAGGCGTCGATGTTTCGTAG
- the LOC130985289 gene encoding GDSL esterase/lipase At4g18970-like codes for MATTTSKCIILAIIFVAITPQLLIHAQQKVPCFFPFGDSLFDSGNNNNLLTLLKANYPPYGIDFIYGSTGRFTNGKHIPDILGQLLGYVVNVPPNTIGEGTNTVLRGVNYASGGAGILDETSLQLGQQIPMNQQLKNHQVNIGRIATILGNQTAANHLLRQCLYTVDMGNSDYVNNYYALPLTLTRILYSPESFAEKLIHEYSQQLTTLYNLQARKVAVFGLQPLGCIPRELFLYPPKGTACVDFINDAVRLFNTKLISLVRHLNTNLPGANFTYINTYGILSGNFAATLGIKVPNASCCEVNKITGLCVQDGAVCSNRDEYTYFDDYHLTQIVANYTTSRAYIAQTQSDATPVDIQTLIRA; via the exons ATGGCAACTACTACTTCAAAATGCATAATCCTAGCTATCATATTTGTTGCCATAACGCCCCAATTGTTAATCCATGCCCAACAAAAAGTTCCTTGCTTTTTCCCGTTTGGAGATTCTCTATTTGACAGTGGCAACAATAACAACCTACTCACTCTCCTTAAAGCTAATTATCCCCCTTACGGAATCGATTTTATCTATGGCAGCACCGGCAGGTTCACCAATGGAAAACATATTCCCGATATTCTTG GTCAATTGTTAGGGTATGTTGTTAATGTCCCCCCAAATACGATTGGTGAAGGCACCAACACAGTTCTTCGAGGAGTGAATTATGCATCTGGTGGGGCTGGCATCCTCGACGAGACCTCATTGCAACTG GGTCAACAAATCCCCATGAATCAACAGCTAAAAAATCATCAAGTAAACATTGGTCGGATAGCTACTATACTCGGAAATCAGACGGCAGCCAATCATCTTCTCCGACAGTGTTTGTACACCGTTGACATGGGAAATAGCGATTACGTCAACAACTACTATGCTTTACCATTAACCTTGACTAGAATTCTATACTCCCCAGAGAGTTTCGCTGAAAAGTTGATACATGAATATTCTCAGCAACTAACG ACTCTGTACAACCTTCAAGCAAGAAAAGTTGCAGTTTTTGGGTTACAACCGTTAGGTTGCATACCTCGAGAGTTGTTTCTTTATCCTCCCAAGGGAACTGCATGCGTTGACTTCATCAATGACGCCGTCCGCTTATTCAATACTAAGCTTATTTCACTCGTTCGCCACTTGAACACTAATCTGCCGGGCGCCAACTTTACCTACATAAACACATACGGCATTTTATCGGGAAACTTTGCGGCCACCCTCG GTATTAAAGTTCCAAATGCTTCATGCTGTGAAGTAAACAAGATAACGGGACTGTGTGTTCAAGACGGAGCTGTATGCAGCAACAGAGATGAGTATACATATTTCGACGACTATCATCTAACACAGATTGTGGCTAATTATACTACTTCTAGAGCTTACATTGCTCAGACACAATCTGATGCAACCCCAGTCGACATTCAAACTCTCATTCGGGCGTAG